The proteins below come from a single Pedobacter aquae genomic window:
- a CDS encoding glycoside hydrolase family 2 protein codes for MFKSLNIYFTLILFLITAGLSAQQTEKIMLSGTGFGDTKNWDFFCTDGANSGKWTSIAVPSNWELQGFGRYNYGFNKEVNKGKEKGLYKYSFTVADAWKNKKINLVFDGVMTDAEVKINGKVAGEIHQGSCYQFKYDITELVKFQESNLLEVTVSKHSANKSVNAAEREADYWIFGGIFRPVFLEALPKQHIQQVSIDAKADGSFQAKVAHQGEAQKLVLEVFDLAGKRLGKHQQALSGNLNLIKTTFKAPKLWSAEFPNLYKAVFSLYDGSKLLHQISKNIGFRTVELRERDGVYINGVKIKFKGVNHHSFWPESGRTTSKTISINDVKLIKEMNMNAIRMAHYPPDSHLLEACDSLGLYVMNELAGWHGHYDTPTGTKLLKEMFARDENHPSIIFWANGNEGGHNTDLDPLFTQLDIQKRPVVHPWEIYGGFETTHYREYNYGIGNYDQGKNIIMPTEFLHGMFDGGHAAGLEDYWKAMWSNPLSAGGFLWDFADQGVVRTDKNGILDTDGNHGADGIVGPHHEKEGSFYAIKEIWSPVFIERREITPAFDGKLIIENRYHFTNLNQCSFSYKLSRLATQGENLVKTGQIEAPNLKPLEKGALQILLPSDWNTFDVLFVTAKDVYGQEIFTWSFPITRPENTLKIALSNSLKNKVEATESANAYVLKVADLQLNINKTTGILEQVQNQKGVIPFNNGPFIQEGATNFKNFSLKQDGDNIIISSSFDKKESFNTLQWTIYPSGMVKMQVKYFPESYFTRYVGVNFSFPEEQIKGVEFMGFGPYRVWKNRMKGNQFGIWKKDYNDNSTGEIPFEYPEFKGYYANMYWCKFITKQQSFKVYTDKEDIFLRLFTPKKQKDTEWENMQMTFPSGDISFMNGIAAIGTKTQKPETTGPMGMKHIYYDFEKEPKRALDMTLYFDFTGKD; via the coding sequence ATGTTCAAGAGCCTAAACATATATTTTACTTTGATTCTGTTTTTGATAACAGCTGGTTTATCTGCGCAACAAACAGAAAAAATTATGCTTTCTGGAACTGGTTTTGGCGATACCAAAAACTGGGATTTTTTCTGTACCGATGGTGCAAACTCTGGCAAATGGACAAGTATTGCCGTACCTTCTAACTGGGAGTTACAGGGCTTTGGTAGATATAATTATGGCTTTAATAAAGAGGTAAATAAAGGCAAAGAAAAAGGACTTTATAAATATAGTTTCACAGTTGCCGATGCTTGGAAGAACAAGAAAATCAATTTGGTTTTTGATGGTGTGATGACTGATGCCGAAGTTAAAATTAACGGAAAAGTAGCAGGAGAGATACATCAAGGTTCTTGTTATCAGTTTAAATATGATATTACCGAGCTAGTAAAATTTCAGGAAAGCAATTTGTTAGAGGTTACGGTAAGCAAGCATTCTGCAAATAAATCTGTTAATGCAGCAGAACGTGAAGCCGATTACTGGATTTTTGGAGGCATTTTTAGACCTGTTTTTTTAGAAGCTTTACCAAAACAACATATCCAACAAGTTTCTATAGATGCTAAAGCCGATGGCTCTTTTCAAGCTAAAGTTGCACATCAGGGCGAAGCCCAAAAACTAGTTTTAGAAGTTTTTGACCTAGCTGGTAAAAGGTTAGGGAAACATCAACAAGCATTATCGGGTAATTTAAATCTTATTAAAACAACTTTTAAAGCCCCTAAATTATGGTCGGCAGAGTTTCCAAACCTGTACAAAGCTGTTTTTTCTTTATACGATGGTTCTAAATTGCTTCATCAAATCAGTAAAAATATTGGTTTCCGTACGGTAGAGCTAAGGGAGCGTGATGGCGTTTACATCAATGGCGTAAAAATTAAATTTAAAGGGGTTAATCACCATTCTTTTTGGCCAGAATCTGGTAGAACAACAAGTAAAACCATCAGCATCAATGATGTAAAACTTATCAAAGAAATGAATATGAATGCCATCAGGATGGCACATTATCCGCCTGATAGTCATTTACTTGAAGCTTGCGATTCTTTGGGTTTATATGTGATGAACGAGCTAGCTGGCTGGCATGGGCATTACGATACGCCAACAGGTACTAAACTGCTCAAAGAAATGTTTGCTAGAGATGAAAATCATCCATCCATTATTTTTTGGGCAAATGGTAACGAGGGTGGCCATAATACAGATTTAGACCCATTATTTACACAACTAGACATCCAAAAAAGACCTGTTGTACACCCATGGGAAATTTACGGAGGTTTTGAAACTACGCATTACCGCGAATATAATTATGGTATTGGCAATTATGACCAAGGCAAAAATATCATCATGCCTACCGAGTTCTTACATGGGATGTTTGACGGTGGTCATGCCGCTGGTTTAGAAGATTATTGGAAAGCCATGTGGAGCAATCCGCTATCGGCAGGTGGTTTTTTATGGGATTTTGCCGACCAAGGCGTGGTACGTACCGATAAAAATGGAATATTAGATACCGATGGTAACCACGGTGCCGATGGTATTGTTGGTCCGCATCACGAAAAAGAAGGTAGCTTTTATGCTATAAAAGAAATTTGGTCGCCGGTTTTTATAGAACGCAGAGAAATTACCCCAGCTTTTGATGGTAAACTCATCATAGAAAACCGCTACCATTTTACCAATCTTAACCAATGCAGTTTCAGTTATAAACTAAGCAGATTAGCCACACAAGGCGAAAACTTGGTTAAAACAGGTCAAATAGAAGCTCCAAATCTAAAACCTTTAGAAAAAGGGGCATTACAAATACTTTTACCATCAGACTGGAACACTTTTGATGTCTTATTTGTAACGGCTAAAGATGTATACGGACAAGAAATTTTTACCTGGAGTTTCCCTATCACCAGGCCAGAAAATACCTTGAAAATAGCTTTATCTAATTCATTAAAAAACAAGGTAGAAGCTACAGAAAGTGCTAATGCTTATGTTTTAAAAGTTGCCGATTTACAACTCAATATCAATAAAACAACAGGAATTTTAGAGCAGGTACAAAATCAAAAAGGAGTAATTCCTTTTAACAATGGGCCTTTTATACAAGAAGGAGCTACAAACTTTAAAAATTTCAGCTTAAAGCAAGACGGCGATAATATCATCATCTCTTCATCTTTTGATAAAAAGGAAAGCTTTAACACTTTACAGTGGACAATATATCCATCGGGAATGGTGAAAATGCAGGTTAAATATTTCCCCGAGAGCTATTTTACCAGATATGTAGGTGTAAACTTTTCTTTTCCAGAAGAGCAAATAAAAGGGGTAGAATTTATGGGCTTTGGTCCTTACCGTGTTTGGAAAAACCGTATGAAAGGTAACCAATTTGGCATCTGGAAAAAAGATTACAACGATAATTCTACCGGAGAAATTCCTTTTGAATATCCAGAGTTTAAAGGTTATTACGCCAATATGTACTGGTGCAAATTCATCACCAAACAACAAAGCTTTAAGGTTTATACCGATAAGGAAGATATCTTTTTAAGGTTGTTTACACCTAAAAAGCAAAAAGATACCGAGTGGGAAAATATGCAAATGACTTTCCCTTCCGGGGATATTTCTTTCATGAATGGTATTGCAGCTATAGGTACTAAAACTCAAAAACCAGAAACTACTGGTCCAATGGGGATGAAACATATTTATTATGATTTTGAGAAAGAACCTAAAAGAGCTTTAGATATGACATTGTATTTTGATTTTACAGGGAAAGATTAA
- a CDS encoding family 78 glycoside hydrolase catalytic domain — translation MKKNLFNYKTFVLTLLWLITADVCLAQISVQKLRSESLENPLAIDNTQPRLSWQISSQQRGVMQTAWQVLVASSPEKLTEKDADLWNSGKVNTSESLHNPYAGKTLKAREKCFWKVKVWTNKGESVWSETANWTVGLLYYKAWNGRWIGFDRHFPWDNEEEQKLSARYFRKEFEVKKQIKSATAYIMGLGLYEFYINGQKISNQVLAPAPTDYQENIQYNAFDITSNINQGKQAIGVILGNGRYYAMRQAKPYKVKTFGFPKLLMQIHVQYTDGTSETIKTDESWKGTANGPILANNEYDGEIFDARKEFIGWTQAGFNDKEWLKAEYVQEPAGKFEAQKIAPMKVMQDIYPVSITPKGNGKYLIDFGQNFSGWMKISIQGTIGDTIKMRFAESLQSNGELFTTNLRDAKVTDTYILNGKGKEVWEPKFVYHGFRYAEVSGFKGQPSKESFVGRFVYDDMATTGTFQSSNALLNQIFKNSWWGIASNYKGMPVDCPQRNERQPWLGDRTVGAYGESFLFDNATFYTKWLDDIRYAQKEDGAIPDVAPAFWRYYSDNVSWPATLTLVTEMLYRQTADVKVLEQNYPAIKKWLSYMKDRYMNDKGIITKDSYGDWCEPPLTAEDGRGVNADQKHPSALISTAYYYHLLTIMTKFSVLTGNTQDSLYFTQEAAKMKKAFNQEFYKNGYYGANKLTDNLLPLAFGIAEGEQRKQVIAQVVDIIENKNKGHLSTGVVGTQWLMRTLTQIGRNDLAFKIATNTTYPSWGYMLQNGATTIWELWNGNTAAPKMNSQNHVMMLGDLLIWYYESLAGISSDTQQTGFKKSS, via the coding sequence ATGAAAAAGAACCTGTTCAACTATAAGACTTTTGTATTAACGCTGTTATGGCTCATAACAGCTGATGTATGTTTGGCGCAAATAAGTGTACAAAAACTAAGATCCGAGTCTTTAGAAAACCCATTAGCTATAGATAATACCCAACCTCGTTTAAGCTGGCAAATTAGCAGTCAGCAAAGAGGGGTTATGCAAACAGCTTGGCAAGTTTTGGTAGCTTCTTCTCCTGAAAAATTAACAGAAAAAGATGCTGATTTATGGAACTCTGGTAAAGTAAATACCAGCGAGTCTTTACACAACCCCTATGCAGGTAAAACTTTAAAAGCCAGAGAAAAATGCTTCTGGAAAGTTAAAGTTTGGACAAATAAAGGCGAAAGCGTTTGGAGTGAAACGGCTAACTGGACAGTTGGTTTATTGTATTATAAAGCTTGGAATGGCCGCTGGATAGGTTTTGACCGTCATTTTCCTTGGGATAATGAAGAGGAGCAAAAGTTATCTGCTCGTTATTTCCGCAAAGAGTTTGAGGTAAAAAAGCAAATCAAATCGGCAACAGCCTACATCATGGGCTTAGGTTTGTATGAGTTTTATATAAACGGACAAAAAATTAGCAATCAGGTTTTAGCGCCTGCCCCAACAGATTATCAAGAGAATATCCAGTACAATGCTTTTGATATTACTTCAAACATCAACCAAGGCAAACAGGCTATTGGTGTAATTTTAGGAAATGGCAGGTATTATGCCATGCGTCAGGCTAAGCCTTATAAAGTAAAAACTTTTGGTTTCCCTAAGTTATTGATGCAAATCCACGTACAGTATACAGATGGAACATCAGAAACTATTAAAACTGATGAAAGCTGGAAAGGTACTGCAAACGGCCCGATACTAGCCAATAATGAGTATGATGGCGAAATTTTCGATGCTAGAAAAGAATTTATAGGCTGGACACAAGCTGGGTTTAATGATAAAGAATGGCTTAAAGCCGAGTATGTGCAAGAGCCAGCAGGGAAATTTGAAGCTCAAAAAATAGCTCCCATGAAGGTGATGCAGGATATTTATCCTGTCAGCATCACGCCAAAAGGAAATGGCAAGTATCTGATAGACTTCGGGCAGAATTTTTCTGGCTGGATGAAAATAAGTATACAAGGTACAATTGGTGATACCATCAAAATGCGCTTTGCAGAGTCTCTACAAAGCAATGGCGAGCTCTTCACCACTAACTTACGTGATGCTAAAGTTACAGATACTTATATCCTTAACGGAAAAGGTAAAGAAGTTTGGGAGCCTAAATTTGTATATCACGGTTTCCGCTATGCAGAAGTAAGCGGTTTTAAAGGGCAACCTAGCAAAGAAAGTTTTGTAGGTAGGTTTGTTTATGATGATATGGCTACTACCGGAACTTTTCAATCATCAAATGCATTATTAAACCAAATTTTTAAGAACTCTTGGTGGGGTATAGCATCCAATTATAAAGGGATGCCAGTTGATTGTCCGCAACGTAACGAGCGCCAGCCTTGGTTGGGCGACCGTACCGTGGGTGCTTATGGAGAGAGCTTTTTATTTGATAATGCTACATTTTACACCAAATGGTTAGATGATATCAGATACGCACAAAAAGAAGATGGTGCTATACCAGATGTTGCCCCAGCTTTTTGGAGGTATTATAGCGATAATGTAAGCTGGCCGGCAACTTTAACTTTGGTTACCGAGATGCTTTACCGCCAAACAGCTGATGTTAAGGTTTTAGAGCAAAACTACCCCGCTATAAAAAAATGGCTTTCATACATGAAAGACCGATATATGAACGATAAAGGTATCATCACCAAAGATAGCTACGGCGATTGGTGCGAACCACCTTTAACAGCAGAAGACGGTCGTGGTGTAAATGCAGATCAAAAGCATCCCAGTGCTTTAATTTCTACGGCTTATTACTACCATTTACTTACCATCATGACCAAATTTAGTGTCTTAACAGGTAATACTCAGGATAGCTTGTATTTTACACAAGAGGCTGCTAAAATGAAAAAAGCCTTTAATCAGGAGTTTTATAAAAACGGTTATTATGGCGCTAATAAGCTAACAGATAATCTTTTACCATTAGCTTTCGGCATAGCAGAAGGAGAGCAAAGAAAGCAAGTAATTGCTCAGGTAGTAGACATCATCGAGAATAAAAACAAAGGGCATTTAAGTACAGGCGTAGTGGGTACGCAATGGCTTATGCGTACGCTAACCCAAATCGGAAGAAACGATTTAGCTTTTAAAATAGCTACCAACACCACTTATCCATCATGGGGCTATATGCTACAAAATGGCGCTACCACCATTTGGGAGTTATGGAATGGCAATACGGCAGCACCAAAAATGAATTCGCAAAACCATGTAATGATGCTGGGCGATTTACTCATTTGGTATTACGAAAGTTTGGCAGGCATCAGTTCTGATACACAGCAAACTGGCTTCAAAAAATCATCATGA
- a CDS encoding alpha-L-rhamnosidase C-terminal domain-containing protein, with protein MKPEEINGLNWVNASYQSPYGEIKSYWKKEKSAFSWQITIPANSSALVYIPVKDKQLVKEGNQKINDSSNIKYIKTEGGKAIYEVLSGSYHFKVN; from the coding sequence ATGAAACCAGAAGAAATCAATGGGCTTAACTGGGTAAATGCAAGTTATCAATCTCCTTACGGCGAGATTAAAAGTTATTGGAAGAAAGAAAAATCAGCATTTAGCTGGCAAATAACCATTCCTGCAAATAGCAGTGCTTTGGTTTACATCCCTGTAAAGGATAAACAACTGGTAAAAGAAGGGAACCAGAAAATTAACGATTCATCAAACATCAAATACATTAAAACAGAAGGCGGCAAGGCTATTTACGAAGTGCTTTCTGGTAGTTACCATTTTAAAGTTAATTAA
- a CDS encoding DUF3826 domain-containing protein: MKSLQYIMLLWLALPILVNAQTEQEQKAAEWVSSLNLNDAAKESRVKAVIAKHLTAVRDWHNSHPASTVPAGINPITGEKLSDLHREIIADSAMPDSVHKNLMTGLRADLSPEQVIAILDKYTIGKVAFTMQGYKAIVPNMTATEEAFIQKNLEEAREMAVDYKSMKQISAIFEIYKNKCEQYLNNNGRNWRQMYKDYVNAQKAKKQAEAKK, from the coding sequence ATGAAAAGTCTTCAATACATCATGCTGTTATGGCTGGCACTACCCATTTTGGTAAATGCCCAAACAGAGCAAGAGCAAAAAGCTGCCGAATGGGTAAGCAGCTTAAATTTAAATGATGCTGCCAAAGAAAGTCGTGTAAAAGCGGTTATCGCAAAGCATTTAACAGCAGTTAGAGATTGGCATAATAGCCACCCGGCAAGCACAGTTCCGGCTGGTATAAACCCTATTACGGGAGAGAAATTAAGCGATTTGCATCGTGAAATTATTGCTGACTCTGCCATGCCAGATAGCGTACACAAAAACTTAATGACAGGTTTAAGAGCCGATTTATCTCCAGAACAAGTAATTGCCATTTTAGATAAATACACCATCGGTAAGGTAGCATTTACCATGCAAGGTTATAAAGCCATTGTACCTAACATGACAGCTACTGAAGAAGCTTTTATCCAAAAGAATTTAGAAGAAGCCCGCGAAATGGCTGTTGATTATAAAAGCATGAAACAGATATCGGCCATTTTTGAGATTTACAAAAACAAGTGCGAGCAGTATTTAAACAACAATGGCAGAAACTGGCGACAAATGTATAAAGACTATGTAAATGCCCAAAAGGCAAAGAAACAAGCAGAAGCAAAAAAGTAA
- a CDS encoding sialidase family protein → MPKRQRNKQKQKSKTMLKRHIISLFICFGVSSLATAQEAKWRKGILVDEFIYDKAPFPSCHSATLAETPEGLVYAFFGGTRERHPDVEIYVSRQVNGKWTAPVSAADGVQPDGKRLPTWNPVLYQVPGGDLLLFYKVGPKPSEWWGMLKTSKDNGKTWSAAQKLPDTYIGPVKNKPVLLSNGNLFSASSTEGKGWKVHFEVSSDFGKTWRKIGPLDAGKDSLNVIQPSILDHGNGKLQILARTRNRALAEAWSYDYGETWTALSKTNLPNNNSGTDAVTLKNGKHVLVYNHVLPPGDLAKGPRTPLNVAVSKDGKNWKAALILEDSPISQYSYPAVIQTKDGLLHFAYTWRREKMKHVVVDPSKLKLKKIKNRQWPALKGYEAPVLKETKSEEE, encoded by the coding sequence ATGCCCAAAAGGCAAAGAAACAAGCAGAAGCAAAAAAGTAAAACCATGTTAAAAAGACATATCATTTCCCTATTCATATGCTTTGGAGTTTCATCGTTGGCAACAGCGCAAGAAGCCAAATGGCGTAAAGGCATTTTAGTAGATGAATTTATTTACGATAAAGCGCCTTTTCCATCCTGTCACTCGGCTACTTTAGCAGAAACTCCTGAAGGCTTGGTTTATGCTTTTTTTGGTGGTACCAGAGAACGCCACCCTGATGTTGAAATATATGTAAGCAGACAGGTAAATGGTAAATGGACAGCTCCGGTATCGGCAGCAGATGGTGTACAGCCCGATGGGAAAAGATTACCAACATGGAACCCCGTATTGTACCAAGTTCCAGGTGGCGATTTATTACTATTTTATAAAGTTGGGCCTAAACCATCAGAATGGTGGGGGATGTTAAAAACATCAAAAGACAATGGTAAAACATGGTCAGCAGCACAAAAACTGCCTGATACTTATATCGGCCCTGTAAAAAATAAACCTGTTTTATTAAGCAATGGTAATTTGTTTTCTGCAAGCAGCACAGAAGGTAAGGGTTGGAAAGTTCATTTTGAAGTAAGTTCTGATTTTGGTAAAACTTGGAGAAAAATTGGTCCGCTAGATGCCGGAAAAGATAGCTTAAATGTAATACAGCCAAGTATTTTAGACCATGGCAATGGTAAACTTCAAATTTTAGCCAGAACAAGAAATAGGGCTTTAGCAGAAGCATGGTCTTACGATTATGGCGAAACCTGGACAGCACTTTCTAAAACCAATTTGCCAAACAATAACTCTGGTACTGATGCTGTAACGCTAAAAAATGGTAAACATGTTTTGGTTTATAACCATGTTTTACCTCCCGGAGATTTAGCAAAAGGCCCAAGAACACCTTTAAACGTAGCGGTTTCTAAAGATGGTAAAAATTGGAAAGCGGCACTTATTTTAGAAGATTCGCCTATCAGCCAGTATTCTTATCCGGCAGTTATCCAAACCAAAGACGGGCTTTTACATTTTGCCTACACCTGGCGAAGAGAGAAAATGAAGCATGTAGTGGTAGACCCATCAAAACTAAAATTAAAGAAAATAAAAAACAGACAGTGGCCTGCTTTAAAAGGCTATGAAGCACCTGTTTTAAAAGAAACTAAATCAGAAGAAGAATAA
- a CDS encoding iron-containing alcohol dehydrogenase produces MQLLNVHFPGKLVFGNGSLQQLTNEILQLSCKRVLLLTIEPLLATLTDLKTQLEQAGVALRIDTSIIQEPTFQDFRSLLAESKDFNADLVLGIGGGSVLDIAKLIAAQLDNTQTLEEIVGIGFLKGRNIKLICVPATSGTGSEVSPNAILVDDEGQKKGIISPYLVPDMVYVDPLLTISVPASITAATGLDALTHCLEAFTNKFAQPFIDMYAFEGMRLIAAHLVDAVQDGTNKTAREQVAMGSLLGGFCLGPVNTAGVHALSYPLGSMFHLPHGLSNALLLPYVMEYNYPADLKKYAQVAQALGCENQDNDEKMALAGIAKIKSLIAACGIPAKLSDLNIPKDKIAEMAKDAMQIQRLLKNNPREITLEDAISIYTAAY; encoded by the coding sequence ATGCAGTTATTAAACGTACATTTCCCGGGTAAATTGGTTTTCGGAAATGGTTCATTACAGCAGTTAACCAATGAAATTTTACAGCTTTCCTGTAAAAGAGTGTTGCTGTTAACTATTGAGCCGCTGTTAGCTACTTTAACAGATTTGAAAACCCAATTAGAACAAGCTGGGGTAGCATTAAGGATTGATACCAGTATTATCCAAGAACCTACTTTTCAGGATTTTAGGAGCTTACTGGCGGAGAGTAAAGATTTTAATGCTGATTTAGTGTTAGGAATTGGTGGTGGTAGCGTTTTAGATATCGCCAAATTAATAGCTGCACAACTAGACAATACTCAAACTTTAGAAGAAATTGTAGGGATAGGTTTCCTTAAAGGCAGAAATATTAAATTGATATGCGTACCTGCAACATCTGGTACCGGAAGCGAGGTTTCTCCAAACGCTATTTTGGTTGATGATGAAGGCCAAAAGAAAGGTATTATCAGTCCGTATTTAGTGCCAGATATGGTTTATGTAGACCCATTATTAACCATCAGCGTACCAGCAAGTATTACTGCCGCAACTGGTTTAGATGCTTTAACCCATTGTTTAGAAGCCTTTACCAATAAGTTTGCTCAGCCATTTATAGATATGTATGCCTTTGAAGGTATGCGCTTGATAGCTGCCCATTTGGTAGATGCTGTACAAGACGGAACAAATAAAACAGCTAGAGAACAAGTTGCCATGGGAAGTTTGTTAGGCGGCTTTTGTTTAGGCCCAGTAAATACAGCAGGTGTACATGCACTTTCTTATCCTTTAGGAAGCATGTTCCATTTGCCACATGGACTTTCAAATGCGCTTTTATTGCCTTATGTGATGGAGTATAACTATCCCGCAGACTTAAAAAAGTATGCACAGGTAGCACAAGCCTTAGGTTGCGAAAATCAAGACAATGATGAAAAAATGGCTCTAGCCGGAATTGCCAAAATCAAATCGCTGATAGCGGCTTGTGGTATTCCTGCTAAACTTAGTGATTTAAATATACCCAAAGATAAAATAGCCGAAATGGCAAAAGACGCAATGCAAATACAAAGATTATTAAAAAACAATCCGAGAGAGATAACTCTTGAGGATGCCATATCTATTTATACAGCAGCTTATTAA
- a CDS encoding dihydrodipicolinate synthase family protein: MKTEKKFQGTIVPVVAPLTHDYKLDKEAVERIFSHLYKSNASPFILGTTGESASLPQSYKEDYIKAVAKIRSTDVKLYAGISSNILEESIAFAKLCFNEGVDAVAATLPTYYHLSEDQMKRYFLELADEIPGPLIIYNIPATTHMSIPLSLMDELSLHPNIVGAKDSERSEKRLDESLNLWKHRPDFSYFLGWAAKSAHALINGADGLVPSTGNIIPSIYAEMCKAVLKGDEGLAFHYQSQSDKLGHLYQHDRSLGESLWALKVLMNELGLCESHMMPPLCSLSLKEENELRKGFHELIKKEKITLNLLSHAS; the protein is encoded by the coding sequence ATGAAGACAGAAAAGAAATTTCAAGGAACCATTGTTCCGGTTGTGGCGCCACTAACGCATGATTATAAGCTGGATAAGGAGGCTGTAGAAAGAATTTTTTCTCACCTATATAAAAGCAATGCTTCTCCTTTTATATTGGGTACAACCGGAGAATCTGCTTCTTTACCGCAATCCTATAAAGAAGATTACATAAAAGCAGTTGCAAAAATAAGATCTACAGATGTGAAACTCTATGCAGGTATTTCTTCAAATATTTTAGAAGAATCTATAGCGTTTGCAAAGCTATGTTTTAATGAAGGTGTTGATGCTGTAGCAGCAACTTTGCCAACCTATTATCATCTGTCAGAAGATCAAATGAAACGCTATTTTTTAGAGCTAGCAGATGAAATCCCAGGACCTTTAATCATCTATAACATCCCGGCAACTACACACATGTCTATTCCGCTTTCGCTGATGGATGAATTAAGTTTACACCCTAATATTGTAGGTGCTAAAGATTCTGAACGTAGCGAGAAAAGATTAGATGAGTCTTTAAACCTTTGGAAACACCGACCAGATTTTAGCTATTTCTTAGGTTGGGCGGCAAAATCTGCCCATGCACTTATCAACGGTGCCGATGGTTTGGTGCCTAGTACCGGAAACATCATACCATCTATTTATGCAGAAATGTGTAAAGCAGTTTTAAAAGGCGATGAAGGTTTAGCTTTCCATTATCAATCACAGTCTGATAAATTAGGTCATTTATACCAGCATGACCGCTCTTTGGGCGAGTCTTTATGGGCTTTAAAAGTGTTGATGAACGAGCTAGGTTTATGCGAAAGCCATATGATGCCGCCGCTTTGCAGCTTATCCTTAAAAGAGGAAAACGAATTAAGAAAAGGTTTCCACGAGTTAATTAAAAAAGAAAAAATTACCCTGAATTTATTAAGCCATGCCTCATAA
- the pdxA gene encoding 4-hydroxythreonine-4-phosphate dehydrogenase PdxA, which translates to MPHKPIIGITMGDPASIGPEIAVKALLDFKIYDYCRPLLVGDAAVFKHIIKKLGLMAQINPIQNIADARFEMGKLDVFDLQNVDLEKLEFGAISAMAGEASFQAVKKVIELALAGDIDATVTGPINKKSINEAGHHYAGHTEIYADLTHTKKYAMLLVEDNMKVIHVSTHVSLRQACDLVKKERIIEVVELLHHGLISLGEKNLKIGIAGLNPHAGDSGLFGTEDDEEILPAVQQALALGYDVEGPVPADTLFSKAATGYYGGIVAMYHDQGHIPFKLSGFKWNPLKKQMDSVKGVNITMGLPIIRTSVDHGTAFEIAGKGIASSDAMTLAINSAVQLAAYRKAEIQQD; encoded by the coding sequence ATGCCTCATAAACCAATCATCGGAATTACCATGGGCGACCCGGCCAGCATTGGGCCAGAAATTGCCGTAAAAGCACTTCTTGATTTTAAAATCTATGATTATTGCCGTCCTTTATTAGTTGGTGATGCTGCCGTTTTTAAGCACATCATTAAAAAGTTAGGTTTAATGGCACAAATTAATCCTATACAAAACATAGCCGATGCCCGTTTTGAAATGGGTAAACTAGATGTTTTTGATCTTCAAAATGTAGATTTAGAAAAGCTAGAATTTGGTGCTATATCTGCTATGGCGGGTGAAGCATCTTTCCAAGCGGTTAAAAAAGTAATAGAATTGGCTTTAGCCGGAGATATTGATGCAACCGTAACCGGACCTATCAATAAAAAATCTATCAATGAAGCTGGTCATCATTATGCTGGCCATACAGAAATTTATGCCGATTTAACCCATACAAAAAAATACGCCATGCTTTTGGTAGAAGATAACATGAAAGTTATCCATGTTTCTACCCATGTTTCTTTAAGACAAGCTTGTGATTTGGTTAAAAAAGAAAGAATTATAGAAGTTGTTGAGCTTTTACATCATGGCTTAATCTCTTTGGGCGAGAAGAATTTAAAAATCGGGATAGCGGGTTTAAATCCACATGCTGGAGATTCTGGTCTTTTTGGTACAGAGGATGATGAAGAGATTTTACCAGCCGTACAACAAGCTTTAGCTTTAGGTTATGATGTTGAAGGGCCTGTACCGGCAGATACCTTATTTTCTAAAGCTGCAACAGGTTATTATGGAGGTATCGTAGCGATGTATCACGATCAAGGGCATATTCCGTTTAAGCTTTCTGGTTTTAAATGGAACCCGCTTAAAAAGCAAATGGATAGCGTTAAAGGTGTAAACATCACGATGGGTTTACCTATCATCAGAACATCTGTAGACCATGGTACAGCTTTTGAAATTGCTGGAAAAGGCATTGCCAGTTCTGATGCCATGACTTTAGCTATAAACTCTGCTGTACAATTAGCAGCATACAGAAAAGCAGAAATCCAACAAGATTAG